The Triticum urartu cultivar G1812 chromosome 5, Tu2.1, whole genome shotgun sequence genome contains the following window.
AGACAACTTCTTAAAACAAGAAAGTATCCATTTCAAATTTCTAGCATGATCCAAAGGAGCATTTAAAAAGAGAATGGTGTCATCTGCATATTGCAGACTAACACCACCACCAGGAATAGCATGAGGAAATAAGCCATCGATTACATTGTGTTGAGCGTCTTTAGCAAGCATCTTCTAAAAGCATCAACAACCAAGTTAAAAAGCAATGGGGGGAAAAGGGTCTCCTTGTTTCAAACCTTTACCACCAACAAAATAAGGACCATTGGTATCATTGATCCTAACACAGAAAGAATTTTGGAATAAAGTACTACAAATACAACCGATCCATTTACTACAAAAACCTCTAGATGTAAGCATTTCCATAAGAAAATCCCAACTCACTTTATCATAGGCTTTCTCATAGTCTAGTTTCAACACCAGCCCATTGGCACCAGTTCTATGAATCTCATGGATAACCTCATGAGCCATTACAACACTTTCTGGAATAAACCTCTATTTAATAAATGTAATTTGATTTGGAGAAATAAGCCTATCACAAATAGGAGAAACTCTAATAGTCATAACTTTAGTGAAAAATCTTAATAACACAATTACCCATGCTAATAGGATGGAACTTCTTCATCTCTTTGGCATTAGGTTACTCAGGAATCAGGGTAATAATAGCAAAATTAATACAGTAAACATCCAAAGTACCAGCTTCAAAAATCCCTCATAAGCCCCATAAAATCCTCTCTAATTAAATCCCAAAACGTCTGATTAAAGGTAAAAGAAAACCCATCCTGCCAAGGACACCATGAGAATAAGAGCTCAAAATGGTCTCCTTAATCTCTTCTTTGGAATAAGGTTTTCCAGCAAGGCATTCTGTTCCTTAGAAACACGATCATTAGCCTCCCAAAATCAAAACCCAAATAAATATCAGGCTTAGGCTTAAAAGGCAGATGTCAGACTCGTACTCAAACTTACTCCcttgtcccataatataagacgttATTACATCCAATTTACTCATAAATTGAATGTAATAatgtcttatattatgggacggaagGAGTACATAACAGGCAAAGCCCAAAATCCTGCCAACCTCATCACTCTAGATGGTCAGCAGTCCACACGCTGTTTTGGATAGTAAGCCAGGCATAAAAAATGACCATTGGAGGAGCTCACACCTTCTAAATGACCTAGTTAATGGGGGTGAGTATAGCTCCCAAGAATTGAGCTTTGTATGTCGCCGCCAAGTATCACCGTTAGAAGAGAACTTCCGATGGATAGAGTCGTCAACATCCTCGTTCAAAGGAACATGAGTAAATTGAGACGAAAGCTCCACAAATTCAGCGACATGGTTTCAAGGGAGGCAATTTCTCATGTCAATCACTTTTATCCACGCATTACCTTTCACGACGTCGCTGACTTTCCAATTCTTCCGCTTGGAGGCTTTCAAAATGAGAGGGGCGATGGCTTTTGGCTTGTGCCCATGCAGCCATGGGCCATCCCAAAACGGGGTCCTCTTCGCATTTCTAAGGGTGATGGTGATGAGAGCATAGAAGAGGTTTGTGTCCTTTTCGTCGAAGGGGTTGCCCGTCCCAACCTGAATCTTTGTGGGATCCTTCCATTCTAGCCATGGCAACCAAAGTCGAAACTCCCTTGCAAATTTCCTGAGATTGAGCAAACCAAGGCTCCCAAGATGGTTAAGCCTGGAAAAAGGTCTCACAATTAACCTTACACTTCCCGACTATCACCTTATTGGTCCCCGCCCAAAGAAACAATCTTTCAATCTTGTTGATACTTTTGAGGACATGCGGGGGGAAACAAGCGACATGATGTGGTGGACCATCTGCGGGGTGAGGACCGATTTGGCGAGCGCCCCACGACCCGCCGAAGTGATGTTCATGCCCTCCCAAGGAACAAGCTTCATCACCACTTTGTCCTAAAGGTACTGATAGTCGATCTGCTTGATTTGCCGAAACTGAGAACGGTAGGCCGAGGTACCACATGGGGAAAGTAACATGCATGGCAGGTAGCCCCGTGAGGATGCTACCCTAGGCCAAATCCTACACCGTATGGGAACAAATGAGCTCTTGTGGAAGTTTGTTTGTAGCCCTGTCACATCACCGAACTCCTGTAGGATACGAGCAAGGCTCTGGATATCTTCCTTGATTGGCGCATTAAAAACGGTTGTGTCGTTAGCATATAGAGATGTCCTGATGATAGCTCAAGGTCCCCAGATTTTATGGAGGAGGCCAAGTCTAGTAGCCGATTCGAGAATTTGTTGTAGTGGGTTGATGGCTATGACGAACAACATCGGTGAAAGCGGATCTCCTTGCCTAAGACCGCGACCATTTGCAATGGGATAAGTTGGCACACCATTGAGAAGAATCTTCGGCGAAGAGGTGCTAAGTAGGGTGGCAATCCAATCATGAAATCTACTAGGGAAGCCCCTTCTCCGAAGAATGTTAAATATTTACTCCCAACGCACCGAGTCAAAAGCTTTCCGGAGATCAAGCTTGAAGAGGAGGGAGAGGGCTTTGTTCCTGTGGAGCCGTCGGGCATGGTTCCTCACACACATAAAGTTTTCGTGGATACTTCTCTTCTTGATGAAAGCACtctgagaattgcacacaattgcATTAATGTGTGGTGAAAGTATAATGGCAAGCATCTTGGCAATGACCTTTGCAATGGCATGAATAAGGCTAGGGCCTACAATCGGTGCAAATAAGTAGGGACGAAGTTTAAAAAGATAATAGAAAAGTCGCCAGAAGGTAGAGAACAGGAGAAGATTACTCTCGCGGTTTTTACATTACTCAAACCCTTTGCACCTGCGATGGTCCAAAGCCAACTTTTGTCTTTTATTTTATCCACAATTAGCATAGATGGGGAAAACCCATGCGTTCTGCTCTTTTCAAATCTCCCAAACAATATCCCGCGTCATATACACTGCAAGGTGCTTAGAGGGGCGATTATAAAAATAATTTGATTTTTCCTTGAGCACTGGTGCCTAAGTAAGCGTCTGCTATACAAATAAGCACCGATGCTTAGAAAAGAAACTATTCATTTTCATAGTTGGGGATCCGAAGGCAATTGAAAACCTTCATCCAAGTTGTAACCGTGAAATGACATTGGTATATGATATATGACGCGTGCGAACTCTTGTACTTGCTTACAAAGAGGACAAATGTCACATAATGGAAAAGTGGCTAGTCTGGTTCGGGAATAAAGCAAGGACCAGCGTTCAGTTTTTCACGGCCCATTAGCCATCTTCAAAATAGTGGATGTCAGGTTCATATGTTTCTTTTTTGAACTTTCATATACGATATTGGATACCCGCTAAATTCATTTTTAAGAAAAAGAATCTCCGACATCTACATATCGGCCCAAGTATTAACCTTATCAACCTGCCCAGAGGAGATCAATAGCAAGTTGAATTGCATATTTCAGAAGAAAATGTTATGTTCATACAATGCAACAGTCAACAGGGATGCACAAGAGCAGTGCATCACACACCAGATAAAATGGACAGATATGAACTTCCTAAAAAACTATTTAAACCATTCCACCACTTTGCTAGTACCTTTAAATCCATGAAGACCTCAATGTTTCTTCTGAATATAGGTCACTCATACTCCCTAAAACAGATCCAGGCAACTGCTACTCTGTCAGGTCTCAATTTCTGTAGGAGGTTGCGCTAACGGTAATGGCACATCATTTTCTCATGTTTCTGCCAGCAATTCAGAGATCACAGAGCAACAAAGTCCATATTGGCCATTTACACTGCAGTATCATTAGCAGCACCAAGGTGATCATCACCTCCACGCCAACCAGATGACAGAAGCTCCTCCCACTGCAACATGGCAGACAATAGCCCTTGGAGCATTGACGAGCTCGTCGCGCAGATCATGTCTTGCAACGTGGTTCTGAACATGAGTCGCCTCCATCTATAAGTCTGTAGAGGGTCCGCGGCACGAGGCTTTGCCGAAGGATGCTTCTTTCGTGCATGCCTGCAGAGTTCTCGGTATGTACCACTGTATGAGCAGCCATCTTGCATGCAGCTCCTCCTGTTTCTGTTTAGCTGCTCCCGAGCAGGCTCAACCAGTGTATATCCCTTAACCTCACCACGGCAAAGTGGGCATGTGAGCACTATCGAGCCTGGATCATCACCGCTTCCTGGGCTTCTGCATGACTCTATAAGCTGGTCGAGACAATTTGAGTGGAGGAAGCTGGTTCCACATACATATGGACGGCAGCCTTTGTCATGAGATGAACAGAGTAGAAGGACAGCATCATGCGGGCATTCGATGCAGACTGGACAGATCGCGTCTTTCCATGCACATTTCTCCGTTGCTGCTAATGTTGGCTCCTGGGTAGCAACTCTCTTGAAACTACAATGGCTGAAGGGCCTCAAATAACGCGTTGATCTGAGCTCACCAGACGAATATTTCATGCTCCTTGAATTTTTGGCCATCTTGAAGACTGCAAGTGCAAGATCAGCATGCTTAGCGTATCAACTCCTACAAAGTCTAATACAAGAAAATTCATATTGTCCATTGCACAAATAAAAATTAAAAAGAACCAGCTAACTGTAGGGTGAAAAGGGTGTTGTTAAAGGTTCTTTTTTGCTCCACTCTTCATACAAATAAATGAACTAGAGATCTGATTGATGGTTGATATATGAAAGGGCAACACATGATGCTGTGAAGAAATTAAATGGTTGATGTCACCCCCTTTTACTGTTTTACCCTGATAATTTTCCCTACGGGTGTATAAGGAACTATACAGTCTGATTCTAGCTATATGAAAGGGCAACACAAGATGCTGCGAAGAAATTAAATGGTGGATGTCACCCATTTTTGTTGTTTTACCCTGATATTTTCCCTACACGCGTACAAGTAAATGTAAAGTCTGATTCTAGATATATGGAAGGGCAACACAAGATGCTGTGGAGAAATTAAATGGTTAATGTCACAAACTTTTGCTGTTTTACCCTGATATTTTTCCTACAGGTGTATAAGGTACTATATACAATCTGTTTCAAGAATCTCAAAGTCTTATAAGAAGTGGAGAAATTAAATGGTTGTCACCAACTTTTGCTGTTTTAATACCCTAATATTTTTCCTACGGGTGTATaaggtactccctctgtaaagaaatataagagcatttagatcactagaGTAGTGATCTAAACCCAGAGGGAGTACTATACAGTTTGATTCAACAATCTCAAACTCTTATAAGAAGTGGAGAAATTAGAATGGTTGTCACCAACTTTTGCTGTTTTAATACCCTAGTATTTTTCCTACGGGTGTATaaggtactccctctgtaaagaaatataagagtgtttagatcactaaagtagtgatctaaacgctcttatatttctttacagagggagtactatacaGTTTGATTCAACAATCCCAAACTCTTATAAGAAGTGGAGAAATTAAAATGGTTAATGTCACCAACTTTTGCTGTTTTACCCTGATAGTTTTCTTATGGGTGTATAAGGTACTATAACAGTTGATTCAAGAATCTCAAGCTCTTATAACTTATAAGAAGTCCAACATCATATGCTGATCACAAATTCAAGGGAACATATTAGTGCTAAACTTTGAATCATTTGCTTTAGTCAGCACAAGTTCCGCTGGACATTGTATGCCAACTATAAGATCGACCAGAAGAATCAAACAGAGTACCAGATATGCTTTGTTCTCTTTATAATAGAGATCCATAATTGTTTCCATCACATAAAGATAGTAAAAGGCAACTTTGATGTTCCTAGTAGTCCAAGAAAAAGATAACTATGACACATGTGATTGCTACTGCAAGTGTGCCATTTCAACCAGACAAAATATAAGATAAAGATCAGTTCCCTCAAACCTTCACTAGCATATGTGTCGAATGTTAGATATCTTCACACGCGATGGACCTTACAGGAATGGAAACTAAAAAAGATTAAGATCAAAAACATATAGCACACAAAGGAATTCTACATAAAGTTAAAGATGGATTGTACTACGAAATCTACATTGCTAACAATATGGCGGACGTAGTGTCTGTCCAGGTTCCTAAAACAGTCTTAATTGCAATAACCGAACACGATCCATACGCTTTGCAGCACAGGGGAGTTTTACAGTGTCAAATCTTAACGCTATTGGATGTTTTGGGGGGTAAGACAGCGCCCAAAAATCACAACTTGAGGACACCCGATACGCATCTAAGCAACAGTAAACACTTGTTTTCAACAGCAAAAGACCAAACACTTGTTTTCAGCAGAAGAAACACCAAACACTTGTTTTGAACCAAAGAAACACTCAGCGCCAGTTCCCCTGCCCGACGCAGGCAAACAACAGATCAAGATAAACAAGGCAAAAGCGACTTCGCTCAAGTAAAGCTGAAGGCGGTAGGCAGTAAGGAGGCGAACGGGCCGATTTGAGGCGGGGAGATTCAAAAACTTACCACCCGTGCCTCGATTCTCCGAGGAGAGAAGCAAAGGCCGcgcggcgggcgcgg
Protein-coding sequences here:
- the LOC125509525 gene encoding uncharacterized protein LOC125509525; its protein translation is MAKNSRSMKYSSGELRSTRYLRPFSHCSFKRVATQEPTLAATEKCAWKDAICPVCIECPHDAVLLLCSSHDKGCRPYVCGTSFLHSNCLDQLIESCRSPGSGDDPGSIVLTCPLCRGEVKGYTLVEPAREQLNRNRRSCMQDGCSYSGTYRELCRHARKKHPSAKPRAADPLQTYRWRRLMFRTTLQDMICATSSSMLQGLLSAMLQWEELLSSGWRGGDDHLGAANDTAV